AGCTCACCGCTCAGAAGGAGAGGTCCAGGCGGACCGTGAAGTAGCGGACCGGCGGCTGCGTATTGAACTCACCTTGGTTGAAGTTCGATCCGCCGCCCGTCTCGTTGATTTCCGGATCCAGCCCGGTGTAGTCGGTCCACGTCTTGAGGTTGCGGCCCGAGAACGTCACGCTGGCGCCGCGCAGCGCGGGCAGGTTCTGGCCCAGGCGGTCGGGCACGCCCACGCGCAGCGAAAGCTCGCGCCACTTGATGAATTCGCCGTCCTCGATGTAGCCGAACGCCGTGGCGCCCAGGCCCTGGGCCGCCGGGGCCGTGCTCGCCACGTAGCGCGCCTGGTCCGCGAGGTCCGCCTTCGGGTTGCCGGTGGCGTTGCACTGCGACTGCGTCTGGCTGCGGCAGCGGAAGTACTCCGTGAAGTTCAGCTGCTTGTGCCCGGCCCGGCGCTCGAAGAGCGTGGTGATGGACACGGTGCCGAACAGCGTGAGGTCGGCCGAGAACGACTGGGTGTTGGTGGGGAGCGACGGCCCCGCGTACGTGAAGTTGAGCGTGTCGCTGGTCAGGCCCTGCGCCTTGCGGAGGGCGTTCTGCGTGGGCACCACCAGGAAGCGCGACGAATCGACCTTCACCTCGCCGCGGCTGATCAGGCCGTCGTTGTTCGCGTCGGCGAAGGTGTAGGGCGTCGCGAAGAAGGCACCCGTGGGGAACCCTTCGCGGTGGTTCTGCGGGCCGCGCCCAAAGACGATGGGAGCGATGCCCGCGCCCAGCTCCTCGATTTCGTTATGCAGCGTGGTGAGCGCCAGGCGCACGTTCAGCCGGGTGTTCGTGCGGTCCAGGAGCAGCGCGTTGATTCCCAGCTCGGTTCCCGAGTTGCGGATGCTGCCCAGGTTCTGGAACACCTGGCCGCCCGCGAGGCCCTGCGACGGGGCAAGGGGCCGCTGCACCAGCGCGTCCTGCGAGCGCTTGGTGTAGGCGGTGAAGTCGGCGGCCAGACGGTCGTTGAACAGGCCCACGTCAACGCCGGCCTCGTACTCCGTCGTGATTTCCGGCTTCAGGGTCGGGTTGCCCGTGGAGAACGGCACCGCCGCGATCTGCGTGGTGGCCGCAAGCTCCACCGGCACCGCGCGCGAAAAGCTCTCGGCGTCGCCGAACGACGGGCGAAGGCCGCTGCGGCCGACGGCGGTGCGCAGGCGCAGGTTGCTCAGGAACGTGGTCTGCGGGAAGAAGGGCTCCTCGCTGATCACCCACGACGCGCTGGCCGAGGGGTAGATCACGAAGTCCTCCACCAGCCCCGAGTTGCGGTCGCCGCGAAGGCTGGCGGCCACGAACAGGCGGTCGTTCAGCGCAAGCTCCTGCCGGCCGAAGATGCCGAAGATCTTGTTGTCGTAATCGTTCTCGTTCACCGCGAACTGCGCCGTGCTGCTTCCGCACGAATCGGTACCCACCAGGATGCCTTCACCGTAGCAGGTCACTTCGCCGAAACGCTGCTGCTGGTAGCTGAGGCCGGCCGTGGTGGTGGTGGTGAGCGCGTTCGACACCTCGAAGGTACCGACGGCGGTTCCGTTCAGGGTGTACTGGTAGTTGTTCGACCGCCGCCCGTCGCGGTACCCGATGATGTAGCTGTTGGCCAGCGGCAGGTTGTTCGGATCGATCGTCTGCTGGTCGAACCGCGAGAAGAAGTCGAGGCCCGTATTGGCGTTCAGCGCCAGCCACGACGTCGGGCGGAAGTTGGTGTTGGCGCCCAGGAGGAAGCGGTCCACCGACTGGTTCGCCAACACGTAGCGCATGTCGGCGTTGTTGTAGTTGAACTGCGCGCCCAGCCGCTTGCCGCCGCACGTGGGCGTCGTGCACTGCGTGGCGCCGGAGGCGAACGCGCGGCCGATCGTGGGGCTCTCCATCCCCGGGATGTACTGCCCCGGCCCGGTCAGGCCGTTGATCAGGGGGCTGAAGACGTTGTTGTCTCCCGAGGGCGACTGAAGGTCGGTGCGGATGTAGCCCGCGTTGACCTGGGCGGTCAGGTTGCCCCGCAGCTGCGCGTTGAGGTTGGCGCGAAGATTGGTGCGGCTGAGGGTGTTGTAGTCGATCACCCCGCGCTCGCCCTCGCGGTCGCCCGACAGGTAGTACGTGAGGTTCGCCGTGCCGCCGGAAACGTTCAGGCCGGCCTTGCGGCGCAGGCCCGTGGAGAACGGCGTGGTGCGGCGGTCACGGAACTGGTCGAAGCTGAACGTGGCCCCCTGCGTGCACTTGCCGGCCGCTCCCACCGCGCGGGTGGAGGCCTCGTTGGAGCAAAGGGTGATCCCGGTGGCGAACGTACCCGTGGAGGGGTTGTAGATGGTGGCGTTCGGGTCGGTCGTGCCCTGCACCGTGGCGTAGTTCAGGGGATACTCGTTCACGTCCTCGATCGATCCCGATTCCACGTACCCGCGCCACACCGTCTGGCCGGCGCGGCCGCGGCGGGTGGTGATCAGCAGCACGCCGTTGGCCGCCGCGGTGCCGTACAGCGCCGAGGCGGCGGGGCCCTTCAGGACCTCGATGTTCTCGATGTCGTCGGGGTTCAGGTCGTTCAGGCGCGTGGGCTGCTGGCCGCCGACCGCGATGCCGGCCGTGAATGCCGCTCCTGGCGGAGGGGCGGTGTTGGCGAGCACCCCGTCGATGTACACCAGCGGCTCGTTGCTCAGCGACAGCGAGTTGGCGCCGCGGATGCGGATGCGCTGCGAGGTGCCGGTGGTGCCGGCCGCTCCCTGCAGCGTCACGCCCGTGGTGCGGCCGGTGAGCACGTCGGCCACCTTCGTGATGGGACCCATGTTCAGGTCGCCCACGTTGATGTTCGACGTGTTGGTTCCCGCCTCACGGCGGCGCTCCTGCTGGCCCGTGACGGCGTTTACCACGACGCCTTCCAGCAGAACCGCCGACGGCGACAGCTGGAAGTTGGCGGTGGTGGTCTGCCCGGCGACGATCGTGATCGACCGCGAGGAGGCGCTGCGGCCCACCAGGCTCACCGCCAGGGTGTGCGAGCCCGCCGACAGCTGGCCCATCCGATAGCGGCCTCCCGCGTCGGTCACTACCTGCTGAGTCGTTCCTTGAACCCGAACCTGGACGCCGCTGAGCGGCTCTCCGGTTTCGGACGCCGTCACCTGCCCCGCTACCTCGCCCCGACCCTGCGCATGCGCAGAGGAGGGGAGGGCAGCCAGGGCGAGCAGCAACGACGCACCGAGCGCACGAAGCTTCGACATGCTGATCCTCCTGATGGTTTCCCGATTTGATGTCACGAGCAGAGGTGCCCGCGACACCGCCCATCACCCCGCACTACACGAGCCTGCGCCGACGGTCGGGAGGCTCGTGAGGGCGGAAACGCATCCCGGTACGCGCATGAACGGACGTTCGTCTCGTTCATGGCCGCGTTCCGAGATTCGCGGCGGGGATACCGCCGCACCACTTGAAGAGAACCCGGACACCCGGGCCGAGCACCGCCAGGTGACGGCCGCCGTGGCCGCCGCGTCACAGATCCGTTTATATCCGGGGCTCAGGCGTGGCAACCGCGTGCCCGGTAAGATGTAACTGCATGGAGTGTATAGAGGATAGGGCACCGGAAGGCCTGTGTCAACGCCCGGGCCGCCGTTTGTTCGCGGCTCCGCTCGCCCACCATCGGTATACTACACCTTCGCCGCCCCGGTCCGCCAGCCGTCTGGTCGTGTCGCGCGGGGGTGGGAACGAGCGCCCGGCGCGGCGTGGCGGGAGGGTTTCGCAACGTCGTTCACAACGTTGAACGAACCCGGCACCACCCATGCCAATGACTGCGAGTTTCGGGCCACCACTGCTTCCCCGGACCGTTGCACGCGCCCCTGTTCCGGGTGCGCGATCGCCCATCCAGCATGCGCGCATTGCATTGGCGGACCGGTTGCGGACGATGCTCAGCGTTTGCCAGGCGGCCCCGCGGCGGGCTTGGCCAGCAGCACGGTTCAGCCGCCGAACCCGCGCGTCGCCTCGACCGACTTTCGATACGCATCCACCTGCGCCGCGGTCTGCGCCGCGGACCAGCCGATGCCTTCCTGCGCCGCCATCAGCCGCGCCACCCGTTCCGCCACCGCGAGCCCGCCGTCCATCGCCTCGTAGAACAGGTGAAGGCGGCGGACGAGGACGTCGTCGACGCTCATCGCCATCTCGGCGCGCACGGCGTGCACCACCTCGGCCCAGATGTAGGGGTGTCCCTCCATGAGCCGCGCGGAAAGCGACGCGTCGCCGCGGGCGGCCCCGAGGATGGCGTCGGCGTCCTCGCCGTAGGCGCGCGCCAGGTGCTCGCCGGTGTCCGCGCCCAGCCCGGCCGCCACCGCCTCGCCGACCAGGCGCTCGCGGAAGGCCTCCCACGGCTCGCGCGGGTCGCCGGGGAGGGGAAGGTGCGCCGTAGGCGACATCCCCGCCTGCACTCCCTGGGGCTTCAGTTCGCGCACGGCCCGGTCCACCAGCTGGCGGGCCATCACGCGATACGTGGTCAGCTTCCCCCCGCCGATGTTCAGCAGCCCGCCGGGGTCGCGCCAGATCTCGTGCTCGCGCGAGGTGGCGCTGGCCGTCAGCCCGTCGCCCGCGCCCCTGTGCGGGGCGAGGAGGGGACGCACCCCCGCCCACGTGCTGACGACGTCGGACTCGGTGAGCTTCGCGCCGGGGAAGATGCCGTTGGCCGAGTCCAGCAGGTACTTCACGTCTTCCGCGTCCGCCCGCACCTCGGCGGGCGAGCCGGTGAAGTCGGTGTCGGTGGTGCCCACGTAGCTGAACTCGCCCCAGGGAAGCACGAACATCACGCGGCCGTCCACGGGCGAGCGGAAGGTGACGGCGTTGCGGTTGCCGATGCGTTCGCGGGGGACCACGACGTGCACGCCCTTGGTGGGCCGCAGCCGCGGCGCGGCGCCGGGATCCGCCAGCTTGCGCACGGAGTCGCACCACGGCCCGGTGGCGTTGATCACCACCCGCGCGCGTACCTCCATCGGCTCCGCGCCGGGGCGCAGGCAGTCGCGCACGCGCGCCCCCACCACGGAGCCGCCCTCGCGCAGAAAGCCGACGACCGCCGCGTGCGGAACCACGGCCGCCCCCGCCTCGTGCGCGCCCCGGGCGTTGGCCAGCGTCAGCCGGGCGTCGTCCACCGACGCGTCGAAGTACCGCGCCGCGCCCACCAGCCCGTCCGTGCGCAGCCCCGGCTCTTCCTCGCGCAGGCGCGCGCGCGGAAGCATCGTGTGGCGCGCGATGTTGCGGAACAGGGAAAGGCCGTCGTACAGCCACATCCCCGCCTGCAGCTTGCGGTAGCCCACGGGCCCGCCGCGGTAGACGGGAAAGAGGAAGGGCAGGGGGTGCACCAGGTGCGAAGCCAGCCCCAGCAGGCGGCGCCGCTCGGCGCTGGCCTCGAAGACCAGGCGGAACTCGAAGGTTTCCAGGTAGCGGATGCCGCCGTGGATCAGCCGCGACGAGGCGCTGCTGGTGCCGCGGCCCACGTCGCCGGCGTCCACGAGGGCTACCCGCAGCCCGCGCCCCGCCGCGTCGCGCGCCGCCGCCGCGCCGGTGATGCCGGCGCCGATCACCAGCAGGTCCCAGGTTTCGCCCGGCAGCGACCGCAGGTGCTCGTGGCGCGCGGCGGCCGAGAACGGGGCGAACCCCTCGTCCGGCATGGCGGAGATCGTCAGGGGGACGCGGCGGGACGGCCGGCGTCGGGAAAGCCGAGCGCCCGCAGCAGCGAGGTGAACGACACCTCGCTGTGGCTGAGGACGAAGATGCCCTCGAAGGTGGTGGCCAGGAAGGTGAAGTCGGTTTCGATCACCAGCCCGTGCGCGGCCTGGGGGGCCAGCTCGCTCCGCGGCCCCACCTTCATCTCGGGCGTGCCGATCATGATCCCCTTGCCCAGGAAGGTGCCCAGCACCCCCACGTAGGCCGCGCAGACGATGTTGCCCATCTCCATGAGCGCCGACTTTTCGAACGCGCCCACCTCCTGGTG
This genomic interval from Longimicrobium sp. contains the following:
- a CDS encoding SusC/RagA family TonB-linked outer membrane protein, whose product is MSKLRALGASLLLALAALPSSAHAQGRGEVAGQVTASETGEPLSGVQVRVQGTTQQVVTDAGGRYRMGQLSAGSHTLAVSLVGRSASSRSITIVAGQTTTANFQLSPSAVLLEGVVVNAVTGQQERRREAGTNTSNINVGDLNMGPITKVADVLTGRTTGVTLQGAAGTTGTSQRIRIRGANSLSLSNEPLVYIDGVLANTAPPPGAAFTAGIAVGGQQPTRLNDLNPDDIENIEVLKGPAASALYGTAAANGVLLITTRRGRAGQTVWRGYVESGSIEDVNEYPLNYATVQGTTDPNATIYNPSTGTFATGITLCSNEASTRAVGAAGKCTQGATFSFDQFRDRRTTPFSTGLRRKAGLNVSGGTANLTYYLSGDREGERGVIDYNTLSRTNLRANLNAQLRGNLTAQVNAGYIRTDLQSPSGDNNVFSPLINGLTGPGQYIPGMESPTIGRAFASGATQCTTPTCGGKRLGAQFNYNNADMRYVLANQSVDRFLLGANTNFRPTSWLALNANTGLDFFSRFDQQTIDPNNLPLANSYIIGYRDGRRSNNYQYTLNGTAVGTFEVSNALTTTTTAGLSYQQQRFGEVTCYGEGILVGTDSCGSSTAQFAVNENDYDNKIFGIFGRQELALNDRLFVAASLRGDRNSGLVEDFVIYPSASASWVISEEPFFPQTTFLSNLRLRTAVGRSGLRPSFGDAESFSRAVPVELAATTQIAAVPFSTGNPTLKPEITTEYEAGVDVGLFNDRLAADFTAYTKRSQDALVQRPLAPSQGLAGGQVFQNLGSIRNSGTELGINALLLDRTNTRLNVRLALTTLHNEIEELGAGIAPIVFGRGPQNHREGFPTGAFFATPYTFADANNDGLISRGEVKVDSSRFLVVPTQNALRKAQGLTSDTLNFTYAGPSLPTNTQSFSADLTLFGTVSITTLFERRAGHKQLNFTEYFRCRSQTQSQCNATGNPKADLADQARYVASTAPAAQGLGATAFGYIEDGEFIKWRELSLRVGVPDRLGQNLPALRGASVTFSGRNLKTWTDYTGLDPEINETGGGSNFNQGEFNTQPPVRYFTVRLDLSF
- a CDS encoding glycerol-3-phosphate dehydrogenase/oxidase, producing the protein MPDEGFAPFSAAARHEHLRSLPGETWDLLVIGAGITGAAAARDAAGRGLRVALVDAGDVGRGTSSASSRLIHGGIRYLETFEFRLVFEASAERRRLLGLASHLVHPLPFLFPVYRGGPVGYRKLQAGMWLYDGLSLFRNIARHTMLPRARLREEEPGLRTDGLVGAARYFDASVDDARLTLANARGAHEAGAAVVPHAAVVGFLREGGSVVGARVRDCLRPGAEPMEVRARVVINATGPWCDSVRKLADPGAAPRLRPTKGVHVVVPRERIGNRNAVTFRSPVDGRVMFVLPWGEFSYVGTTDTDFTGSPAEVRADAEDVKYLLDSANGIFPGAKLTESDVVSTWAGVRPLLAPHRGAGDGLTASATSREHEIWRDPGGLLNIGGGKLTTYRVMARQLVDRAVRELKPQGVQAGMSPTAHLPLPGDPREPWEAFRERLVGEAVAAGLGADTGEHLARAYGEDADAILGAARGDASLSARLMEGHPYIWAEVVHAVRAEMAMSVDDVLVRRLHLFYEAMDGGLAVAERVARLMAAQEGIGWSAAQTAAQVDAYRKSVEATRGFGG
- a CDS encoding chemotaxis protein CheC, which codes for MNQTPVTPKQMDAIREVVNIGAGHAATNLSALTGLTVMISVPRIQWAGVGAALPGDGDLVVITVPITGVSEAGGERASLVLATETALRMVALMLRRDPSMHQEVGAFEKSALMEMGNIVCAAYVGVLGTFLGKGIMIGTPEMKVGPRSELAPQAAHGLVIETDFTFLATTFEGIFVLSHSEVSFTSLLRALGFPDAGRPAASP